ATCAACGAAAAGTATGGCGGAGGGTATCCTGCAAATGTTGAGGGGTTGCATCATCTGCACTGTCTGGTATGTTAAACCTATCCCCGACCAAGAACAACCATCAATAAAGATGTTGTACTAACAAACCAACAGAACCTCCTCAGACAGTCCCTCTACTACAACTACGACTACTATCATGAACAAGGCCAAGGTGCCTTCGTGAACGAGGATTATATTGTCCGACGCCACGTGTGTACGTATTGATCTTCCCCGGGATATACTCACTCTTCATATGCTAATCATAAACACAGCCCATTGCCTGGACATCATACGACAGCAGCTCATGTGCAGCGTTGACATCGGCGTCCTTGGCCAAGTTTGGGTCCACCCAGAGAACCCCGAGCCATTCGTCGATTTCAATACGCAGCACAAATGCCGGAACTTTGAAGCTATTCGGCAATGGGCGGAACGCAATCAGCTTCCTGAAACTGTGCCTCAGGACTTTTTGCAACCACCTAAGATCGAGGATAGAGTGTATAATGAGATTCCATGATTATATTGTGTTAGTGATGTACATATAGTTGTTTATGTGCCTTAATGAAAGTGATGCCCTGATGCCAATGGGCTAGCCTCTGGCGAGGATAGCTTCTGTAACTCGTATCTTTTAGTGGCCGTGAATCGGATAACAGTACAAAGTTGTATTCTATTGGCACAGAATCAAAAGCAATTTAATGAATATACAAACATGCAAGTTCAATAAATAATGACAAAAACACAACATGAGCTCAGTTCTCACACCCGGAAGGGTACGACAATCTCACCCGAACATAAGACACAAACAACTCTGATAGCTTGTCCACTTAACCTTGACCACATCCGCAAGAGTTGCGTCCGCCTTGATATCACGATGATGAGCCGGCTTGCTTGGCGTGGTTCCTGAGTAAAAATAACATATGCCAGTGAGACTTCAAGGAGCATTGGCGGGCTCGCCAGGAGTGGTGCCTTCATCATTAGCTTTCTCGGCGGCATCAGTCGGAGTGCCAATCCGGTAGGCAAGAGTAAGAGTAGGCTTAGGACCCATTGCATTAGGCTCATCGGATGTACTGGCATCGTGGGGAGCAGCGAGAGTAGGGCTAGGGGTATGCTCTTCCGCATTAACTGGCGTATCAGGGCTGTGAGAAGCAGTTGAAGTACTGTTTGAATCACAATCCTGCTGAGCGATCGGAACGTGGACACTACCAATCGCAGGATGGCAGGATAAGCCCTCCGTATTAACATTGGTATCGGTGTCAGTGGTACTTGTATCAGTACTCAAACTGGCGCTCTGCGTGCTCGTGGTGGAGGGCGTGTCCGTTACAGTAAGCTGTGCATTGGGATCGAAATCCTGAAGTGGATTTGTCGGGGGCGCGCTTTCCATGCTTGTATTAATTGGATCTAAATCATTAGGGTTTGCCAGAGTGGCCGGCCCACCCGTGTATACCATCTCAACAGCAAGGCCCCCGAGGCAATTCTCGTTGGCAAGATCGGCTTTTGCCTTCAAACTTCTGGCACTCTCAAACGTGACCCTGGTATGAATCAGTGTCTTTGTTATTCCAAACTTTGAAGGGGATTGGTACAATGAGTCATTATAGACAAACCAACTATAAGCAGTGGATATGTTATAGTGCACTTCCGGCTCTTCTGGATACGAGCTTCGCATGAGACGGTCAACATCATAATTGGATAGTTGATAATTAGTATATGTATCACACTTTCCACGCGACGGGCGCGTTTCCGCAGGGCATTCGGGAGTTTTGCACTTCGGATCTAGCAGTTTCCATTCTTGACctcccaaaaccaaaatGGGTGAAAGTTTATTAGGGTCAATATTGGCCTGCCGGAACAGTCTGGCGCTACGCTCGATATCTAGTAGAATTTAGCatttggaaaagaaagccaagaaagtCATAAACGCACTCAAGGCCGCTGGAAAGCTAAGCcacttctcctcatccttgcaCGCGACATCTATAGACGAATCATATGAAACGAAGTTGGCATGGTCAAGGTGCTCAAACATCCCTGGTAAGTCGATATTCCTGAGAGCGCCTATGTTTTGCGATTAGATTGTCTTGTTTTCCCAATAAGTCTCACGGAGGATATTACATTCTGTGGCCCGGAATTCGGCTGCAAGACCATACTTGTCACCAAATGACTTACGAAGCTCCTTCAGGAAGAGGACGGAGTTCTTAGGGTCATCTATCTCAGGAGCAATTAGCAGGAAGTTCAGGATAGGCTACCGACACGTTGTCGTGAATTACTTTGCCATAGGTCCCGCCATGTGTAGGCAAAATTGAAACCGTCGAACTTGAACTCGTCCATAACTTGAACAATGGAGTCAATAATATCCGTGCGGTTCTCAAAAGAGCCAACCGCgtttaataaaaaagggaCCCGGTTACCCGAATCTAAGGGATACGGTGTAACGGATATAAAGGTTTTGAGGGATGGCTTTTTGATCTTTAGATTGACAAAGTCTTTCCAGCGCCTGCGATCAATGTCGTTGTTGGGTGCAGCAATAGGACCTTTATCTCGAATATGGGGCCCGTAAAGGTAGAGATGCTATTGAATATTAGTTTGGCTCTAGTCATTGAGGGGTTAAGCAAATAGAGAGATTGGTGTAAACCCACAGTGAACGGTTCAACATTGATATCCGACGGCTCAAGCGTTTCGCAGTCCCGACCCTCGAAATGCCCCGGATAGTAATATCCAATATAACGTTGCTTACTCGTAGCCCCAGAGCATTTCCTATAAAAGCTTGTGGTGAGTGCACGATCAAACCTTTGTCACTGGACAGATTGCATACTGTTGTTCGAATGGTTTGCTATTGCCCTCGACTTTCGGTAGTTCACAGCCTGGAGTAGAGTCTTTGTAACATACTTGTAAGTATATCGGTAAATCTAAAGCAGAGTTGGAAGTGGCTGCTTACTGTTGCACTCTGTTCCAGAAACAGACTGGGACAATACCTGAACGGCAAGACATGCGAACAAAAGACTCAGAAGGTGCCACTTGGGGCCTTCGGAGACGATCATCTTGATAGACTAGGACTTGGGGAACTTGTTGAATGTCGAGAAAGGTTGGGGAAAATAGCAGTACTTATACTCAGCATTTAATCCATACTCTCCACTTTCTGGGGACGGGCAAATTGGCTATGCGTATGCTTAAGGTTCCTCCATTTTTATTCATACCTTTACTTGTAACGACCTGGTTCTCTGCCATTCTAGCTGGTTGCTCTTTTGATGTCTATGCGAAACAACAGACGGATTCAGAGTACATCGATTCGTTATCATATTCATGGCGTGGTATAGCTGTTAGGCAGAAGTAGGAACATAACCAACACAGCCTTATCATTTCATTCTGTTCCATGGGCCTCCGTACCATCCAGCAGCCATCGTAGGGTCACCGTAGCGTTTCCAGGGCGGAAAACTTTATCTGGCCGGGCGCTCACAAAGCGGTTCTGTTCTAATATTATGACGAGGGTTTCGAATCTCTCTAGAGAACTATGCTTTTCATTGTCTTGGCAGGTACCCGGCACTTGGCGTGCGGACTTACCAGGGTTCATGGCCCCATACCACTTTCATGACGAGTTGGATGGCTATCCGATTGGCAGTACTTGAGGCTTGAATTCTGACTGAGTGTCGGCCTTCCAGCCTATGCATCTCGCAAAGCCCATAAGGCTCATGAGCTTCATGCCTACAGATAACTCAAGATATTCAATGAGAACACACTTCATTTGGATTAAGTTGGGATGGCTGGTCGGGCGCTTGTCCTGAACAAAGAGTATTGGATGGGCCCTTGTTTACCCTAGTGGAGCTGAGCACAAAGGGTATCGAGGCTACTTGATGTACCAATTCTCATCATGCGGCAAagtatactagtatttgCTGACCATAACTCGACTTTCTAGTCTTAAGATAGGTTAGAGCCTGGAAAGGATCTTGCCAATCCTCTCTATATGTTAATCGTGAAGCTGAGCAACATCTTCACCGTCATAAGAAACTCTTACGCGGTTCTTCCAAAAGCAAGTATAGGAACCAAATTGATTGGTCGCCTCCCCTTCAGGCCAAATTAACCCTATCGATGCTTTGGAGCGCCTACTGGGAAGTGATCAACCGTCTAGGTTCTCGTTAGAACCTAATCATACGTTGGGATCTAACGTACAGAGTACAGACTTGCACATATCGATCTGCATACAGAATCAGTACAAAGGGCCTGCTATCGATCGAACATCATCTCttaaatttctattaatcCCTCTCGTATATCCCAATCTATAGCGCCTTCTGGGCGGCCCTCTGTCCCCCGATTAATCTTAATATCTATGGTAGTGGTGGCTAAGCCGCCAACAACTGGCCAAAGCCATGTAGGGGAGCGGGACGGGCAATGCAGTGTCACCTCTAGAGCATATTAGTTATATCGTTGTCCTTTCACGTCCTGGTCTAAGTACAGCATGGATCCACATTAATCTCTGGGGAACCGTTCGTGTGAAGACTCGGACTGTTAGCTGATAACCCGCAAAAGTGCCAGGCAATGGTACTGGATTGAGGAAATCAGTTTCCACAAACCGAGTGGGCACATTGGCCACAAACCTTCAGATTAATGTTCCATATCATAGAGTCATTGTGATTGGGAATCTAAGCGAAGTATTATCTCTTTTATGTCACTTGACTCCGCAGGAAATGGTAGGTCAATTTGCGGGGAAATTTTTGGACAGGAAGGCAAGTGGATGCTGATGTCACGGAGTTTTGGTTTGTGAGTTTATAAATTCAGTACCTTAGGTATAAGTCCCTGAGCTGGCTCGTTGATGTTGTTATCCCAAACACCGTTCTCCAACTCACTCAAGGGCCATGAGAGCATCAACTGATGTACAGTTCCTGTTTGCTTGAGCCTTTCTTCTCGGAGTGgtccttctttttctgattttTGACCACCCTGCTGCAGAATCATCTAAAGGTAACGGAGTATGGACGATCTCTGGCCGATTAATATTAGCATAAATGATAAGTATGTTTTATGCCAGCCAAATCACCTGACCCCAGGAGATACAAATGTCAAACCTCATAGGGCCGGGTGAGCTAATAAACTGGTAGCTTAAGGACATGGGAGCATCTCTATTCATTATCGACGACATTTGCCAGGCGAGAAAGTCACGGCAGAGCTTGTCGCCTCTTGAAAAGGATCAGATGGATACATTCTCGGCGCTATACGGAAGATATGACCCGAGAAAAGTCAGTTCGCAGCGACGGGCGATGGAGCGGAACTTAGATACCAGCAGTATGTCATCAGTTCGTCTAAGTATTGGACTAGGTTTGGTAGCATTCATCGGCTGACAGATTCCCATAGCATTGACTGTGATACCAGACACTACAGAGAGAACAAGCTGACAATGTCAGTGGTAGTAGTTGGGAAGTGTCCTGAAATGCGGCCAGATCCGATGGAAACAGGACTAAATCAGTCATTGCCCTGATGCTAACGGCAGATAACCCCAAGCAGAACTTTTTGAATATTTGCTCTCCCGTATTTGTCAATTGGTGGAAACACCACGTGAGTAGATGGCGCTCACTAAAACTAGAAACCCTGCTGTCGAAAGAAAATGATTCGCTTGTTAGATTAATTCCTGAGACAAACCTCATTCATGAGTTCAATCACTCGAGAACCATTTCCTTCCAGGGCGACTCACCGCGTAAGCTTGGCATTCGCAATGTCTATGTCCGTGATTGATCAGTGATATCTTCAGATGATCTACCATTACAGCGAGCAGTACCGGGTTATGTGAATGCCAACGAGTGGGCTGGGATCACTGAGCTTGCAAGGGGGTCCCCAGGGAACGTCTCGAAACATGCAGAGAACTTTGCATATTATGCAACAGGTAGTGCATCTACCAGCTATCCATGTATTTGCCGATATGACTGACAGTCTATCACTTAGTTTTGTATTTGAGTCAGTGTAATTGGGGAAATTGAGCGTGTTAGGGCTCTCGGGCTGTTCGCTAGGAATGCGCTGCAAAAGATGCAACAAATTCTACTGAAGAGAATATCCTGATCCAACGTGGTGGACGTAGTTTCCCCTTCCATTTAACTGATATCCATGCCAGGTCTCTCTAGCTTCTGGCACTCGAGCAACAGCTTAGGAACAACTCAGCATTCAAAGGCAAGTTATTCATGAAAATTGAACTAATTTAAGACCCAGTATCAACCAGGAGACACAAAGTGCTATGCCAAACCCAGTTCCCTTTGTGTTGCTATCATTAAGCTCACGAGTCATCGTCTCCATGAGAATGATTGCATCTGCCATTCACACATAGCGCTCGAGGGTAACATTCTCGGTCACTCGTGCATTTGCGAGGCCCAAGAATGTCGCCTTCCTCTGTAGCTTCATCGCCTACTCCAACGCTTTCTGTGTTATCTCGTGACATCACATTAAACGGATATTGGCACCAGCCATGGATACAGAGTCCGGTTGGCCCGCAATGTGCATGGAGATGACATCTCTGTTGTGTCCTCGGAGCATTTGCGGTTTCTCCAATGTCTGCCTCACGAATCGCTAGTTGTGAGGGTTGATCAAATGGCCAGCAGAATCCCTCCATGCACCATTTGCCCTGTGGACAATCGGTCACATGCTTGCATTGCTGAGTATGTGCAGGGTGCGAATCTTCTACTCAGGTGTGATTAGCTGACTCCTGTGGGTAACCAGGCATGGGACAGGACTGACGATCGTTGTCTGGTTTCGCAGCGGAACGTGGGATTTGAACGCAGCCTCCACGCCAGCAATAGTACCCTGGGGGACAGTCCACACTGGTGCTACACTTGCCAGCTGCAATGCAGGTTATGATGTTAGTTTCTGATTATCTCTTGGACTCCCGAAGCAGATAAATTGCAGTACATGCCTTGGCGATTGCCACGGACAACCTTTTTCAGGCCATCACGTGGGCTTCTGATACATTCTCCCGAATGGCAGTGGTAGTTGATGGGGCAGTCCGCGTCGCTGGAACAGATACGGTCGTCTGTTCCGGTATTATATTCAGCTTTTGGAGTGTTTTGTCCACAGTATTCTCATGGATTTACGAACCTTCTTCGTTAACGTTACCTGTCGACCAGTTGGACACTGGTTCACAAGGGTTTTGGCTGTCGATGCCTTGGCAGGGCTGGCTAATGGAAGAACCTGTACCCGTTGGAAGGGTGTTCAGTCATGGAAAAGACTGCGGGGAGGAGCTTGGATAGCTGCTTACTGGCAGTACCTTGAGCGTTAGGGGCAGGGTTGAGTGAAACAACTAGGTTGCAGAGAAACAAGAGAGTTATTATGTAGAGCGTCATGGTGAGCGAGGTTCTTTCCTGATCGGATGACATATGCGTTATATTTTGATCAGttcaaaagagaagaaagatgataCTCGAACGGATAGCAATTACCTTATTATATACCTAAGCAAGACATTATAAGATAAGTGAATAAACGAACCCTCCAAAGTACTCCATTGCATTCAATAGTATGAACAGGTCGGAAGCGGATCGAGTGACCTGCTGTATTCACTCGAAGTCTAGGACTGAATAGCCATATTGCATATGTATTTCATTGACGTACGAAAGAGTGCCAAGCTGTCATTGTATAGTCAGCTATGGAGTTATTTTATTCCCTGTGAGAAGCCATGGCACTGTAGAGATTCTCTTTCCCCACTTGGCTGACGGGAATCATAGGTTACTTCTACGGTGTACTGGCGAATCGGACTACCTGGCGAGTGAAGCTTCTCTTATACTATACCTAATTGGAGAGTGATTTCAGAGAAGGGCCAGGTCTATTGGCGAAGTTCGACCATGCGGCTTGCTACAGCCTCATAGGTGACTTGGCTGCAGGCACAGCCCCTCAAGTGGGGTTGGACGCGGTTGAAGGCAAATGACAGCCAATCCTCCGTAAATCGTATGCCACGCGGTACCAATCAGGCTGAGTCCAATGGCTGGGAAGATGCCTTCTTAAATGAATATAAATTCGTCTTTGGAGCTCATTCTTAATCTCTCTTAGCCCAAGAGGAGTTTCATATCGCCCACGACAGCGACAAGACCAAACAACAATGACAGACCATCCAGATCAACCGTTCACAGGCCAGGAGTATGCTCTAGATGACATTGTAAAACTCATCAAAACTGGAAAGGCAACCCGTATTGTCGTTCTAGCAGGGGCAGGAATCTCCACAGCAGCTGGAGTGCCCGACTTCAGATCACCAGCAACAGGCCTCTACGACAAACTGGCGCCATTAAAACTTCCCTTCCCGGAAGCCATTTTCCACATCAACTATTTCCGACACACGCCAGAACCATTCTACGCGATAGCGAGAGCCCGCAATCCCAAAAACCTCCAACCAACAATTTCGCACGCATTTCTGGCCTTGCTGGCTAAGAAAAACCTGCTGGATTTCGTGTTCACGCAGAATATCGATGGCCTTGAGCTGGATGCCGGTGTCCCCGCCGAGAAAGTACTTTCCTGTCATGGGAACTGGAAGAGTCAGCGATGTCATAAATGCAAGACACCATACCCGGATGGACCTATGGCTGAGGCAATTGAGACAGGGCAGGTGCCGTACTGCCAGGTCCCAGATTGTGGTGGCGCGGTCAAACCGgatgttgttttctttggggAACCTCTTCCCGCCGCCTTTGAAGttgaggagaagagggtatTTGGCGCGGACTTGATGATTGTTATGGGAACAAGTCTCAAGGTGGCGCCATGTGCAAGACTTCCCCGTCAGGTGAAAGAGGGAACACCCAGATTGCTCGTCAATATGGTGCAGGTCGGGGATTTTGGGACCCGACCTTCGGACGTGTGTATCCTTGGGTCGTGTGATGACGGTGTGCGGCAGCTGGCTGATTCATTGGGTTGGAgagaagagctggagagCCTTTGGACACATGCTGTCGCTGGTAAGCAAGCGGAAGTGAACACAGATGATGTGAAGACTTTGGATGAGTGTATTGAAGAACTGGCGGAGAGAATGAGAATTGCAGGGAAGATCTCAGATGGGCATAAGAGAATGCTAGAGAAGCACTTGGAGGAAAAGTTTGCGAATGTCCTTCCTAAGCCTCCTATTAGTTGACATATGGATAGACAACAATTATTCATCAAATTATTCGAAACCATTCTAGGATAGTACAGTCTTGAAGGTCTCTGAAATGCTGATTGCGAGATTCttattccttttttttgtcGGAGTTCGCGTCTGATAGTGCCCGAATAGGTTTCTGCAGCCTTGTATTTCAGATTTCAGCCCTGCTCTATTAGAATATAGATTTTCGGAGTCGGCGATAAGTGCCGAGAAGGTCAAGCAGGTcattttctcattttccttttgcaAACTTTCTGGGAAAAGTAGGCTTGGGACTGTTCCGGTTCTAGGCCGGAAGGGACCCGGCTGGCAATTTACTCGCACATCGGGATGACAAGGAACCCAACCGCGCTGAAAGCTGGAAGCTTCCGAGGGTTATACATCGAAGGGACAAGCTATGCTAGATATAGTCTAAGATATTTCCTCATTGCCAGCTCCAGAGTTGCATGAAGTTTTGCTGCGTTCCGGAGCTGAGGGCCTTGTTTCCTGTCTCTTGTTCTTACCTATTGATCTAGTGCAACCTCAAAACCAGGAATAGGCGAAGATGGCTCCCCTGAGTGATACAAGTATTCACAATCTAGGTGGCACCTGGGTGATGGTAAGTCTGTCGCACAACAGCATACAACACAACACCAAGCTGATCCCAGGCCTCAAAAATAGGACAAGACCCGGTCAACCGACCTTGATCCGGTTTTCAAACTAGTAAGCCAATCAATAACCGGAGTGCTATCTTGACAGCTAAGGAAAGCTAGCAAGGGGTGGGCTGGTTAACAAGGAAGGCGATAGCCGCATCAGCCGCCACCCTGAGGATCAGCCAGGGGTCAGAAACTGACAGCGATGGCTTAAGCACGGTACCGGCTGAATGGATGGTGCTCGAGCCTGCTCTGACAGGCGGACTAAAGGGCGTGCCGGAGAAGCGCTCGTTAACATGGACTGAGACCGAGCACAACGACACTCTCTTCGGTCGTGTCATCATTCTTAGTCATTATATTTCCGGGGAGAAGCTTTCGGATGGGCGAGTCCGACCGCTTGTGGAGCTTCAGTCCAAGATTACCGGACCAGACACCATTAGTATGTTGACCGAGCCGATCACTATGACACAGgatgttgaagctggagCGGAGACCGTGGAGAAAGCATTTATGCACGACTTTGTCCGTAGCGTAGACGGCGGGTGGACGGCTGAACAGGTACGTATAGCTGGTCACTTTTCACGAACGAAATACTCACGAACTGGCAACTAGATTTGGGCAGTGGAAGTAATAGACGGGGAGAAACTGCTGACTCGCAAGGTCGTGGTATTGAAGGGCTCTTCTATTGAGTCTGCCCGCGTTTTCTATAGGCTTAAGTAATGGCGATGGGTGTTGATATATGGTTCTTCGAGGTAGAAAGTATGTGCGCGTGAAGCCATAGTTGTCCAGATAATTAGACAGGATAGTAGGAGATCCCTACTGCAACCAGAACTTGGCTTGCTCTTCCATAAGAACTAGGATATCGCGAGGCCCGCTCACATGGATGGCCATTAAGCAGCGATAACTGGGACCACCAAATGCTCCTCCTAGCCAACGAATACCAGCACGTAATGGCCTACAATACAGCACGGCTGTGGTCGCCCTATCTAGATTCGGCAGAGTGGTGTCACATAAGTCTGCAAAGTTTTCATGAAAAGGCAAGTCTAAGATGTTACTCAAGGGATCTTCAAACAGGAAATTTCTGCcgttttatatatataccctcgtatatacaatgattcttttggttcttgATGCCACGCTCTGAGTCACTAGCTATGAGCAAGTAATATCCCGACGGCTTAAAGAAAAGTTCAATCTTATCGTGTACAATATGATGTTATTCTCTTAGCGAGTGTGATGTGAGCTATCGTATAGTAGATAGCCTTATGCTGCAAACCCCAGGCGGACTCAATTTTGGAAAGCTAACCTTGATGTTCTAATCGGACAAAAGTGGGAAAGAGACTTCTCCACCAGTAGTGACCTTGAGTTCAGATTAGGACATGGAGTTCGGAATGGCTGATAGCCCTGCACCAGCACAGGCTATCTGGCTGTAGGACGGAACATCGATAGATTTGGAAGCCATGGTAAGcaagatagatagatagaatagCACGCAGAATGGGCTCACATGTGCCCGTTTGGGATTTACGTCGGCTTAAGCACATATTACTGTTAACAGCAAGGCGTTCTACATGTGAAACTATCAGGCAGGAGTCGCAGGACCGGAGCGCTCCCGTGTGGATGAATATGCCCGGAGCAAGCTATGACATGTGCACGACAGCCTTCTCAGAGATCCTCACAAAAGCAACGCTTGTTAAAAGCACTGTGATGACGTGCAGGTCGCGAGGGATACCGAGTGACCAAGTGGTTGACATGCTAAAGCTGCTACCATCATCATTCGGGTCGGTTCCGGTTCTCAAAACCCTTTTAGGCAAATGAGACCAACCGCGGTTTGGCCACCAGAACAGCTCCGTATATATTTGTTTGAAGGTAATGGCACATCCTTCAAGCGTTACCATGCCACAGACATCctgaagaaatcaaaaccCCGACTCACATCTCTTCCTAGACACCATAGAACCATGGATCTCCACTCTCAACTGCAGGCCGCCTGGGACCATGTTAGAACAACATACAAACCAGGCACAATCGAACTGACGGGGGTGATCGTAACTCAGATCGTCGGATTTATCATCCCAGCAACACTCTATATGCTGATCGATGTCCTGTTCCCTAAGTTCTCCCAGCGCCACAAGATTCAGAACATCCGCCGACAACCGACCCGCCAGCAAATCCTGCACTGCGTTCAGGTTACGATGCTTAACCACGTTTGGGTAGTGGCCTTGTATGCACTACTCGTTTATCTTACCGGGTTAGACTATGCTTTTACGAACCAAGATCCGGTCGTCCCTCCTTGGAAAACGTTTATCGTGGACTTCACCTTCGGCCTTCTAGCGCGAGAAATATCATTCTACTATGTCCACCGTGCTCTGCATCACCCCAGCATCTACGCATATATTCATAAGATGCACCATAAATACACAGCACCCGTGGCGTTTGCAGCGGAGTACGCCCATCCTGTTGAACATATTCTCGCAAATATCCTGCCGCTCACGCTCCCGCTCTATCTCAAAGGCGCACACTTTTTGTCcatcgttttcttttttgtctttgagCTCTGGGAAGCTGCAGCTGACCACAGCGGGTATGACTTCTTGAAACTGCCACCGGCTGAGCTGCATGACTTGCATCATGAGAAATTTCGCGTGAATTATGGGACTATTGGGTTAATGGACTGGATTCATGGGACTGATGTTGTGGGGTGGGATAGGCCTAAGgcgaggaaggtgaagattgCTGAATGATTGACTGCTGGATATTGAAGTCTTGATTTGATAGTTACTCGGCCTCAAGCGGATTGGGAGTGTTATAGGCTAACTCTATTTCTTGGACTGGGATATTGTGAGTCTGAGTTGACTTCACGAATCATGTCATTTTCCCGGAGGATCAGGTATATATGCATGAACAACATTACATAGAATGAATATCGAActaggaaaaaaaaaaaaaaaaaaaaaaaagaaa
This Aspergillus flavus chromosome 1, complete sequence DNA region includes the following protein-coding sequences:
- a CDS encoding glycoside hydrolase superfamily, whose protein sequence is MIVSEGPKWHLLSLLFACLAVQVLSQSVSGTECNNSTPGCELPKVEGNSKPFEQQKCSGATSKQRYIGYYYPGHFEGRDCETLEPSDINVEPFTHLYLYGPHIRDKGPIAAPNNDIDRRRWKDFVNLKIKKPSLKTFISVTPYPLDSGNRVPFLLNAVGSFENRTDIIDSIVQVMDEFKFDGFNFAYTWRDLWQNDPKNSVLFLKELRKSFGDKYGLAAEFRATECALRNIDLPGMFEHLDHANFVSYDSSIDVACKDEEKWLSFPAALNIERSARLFRQANIDPNKLSPILVLGGQEWKLLDPKCKTPECPAETRPSRGKCDTYTNYQLSNYDVDRLMRSSYPEEPEVHYNISTAYSWVTFESARSLKAKADLANENCLGGLAVEMVYTGGPATLANPNDLDPINTSMESAPPTNPLQDFDPNAQLTVTDTPSTTSTQSASLSTDTSTTDTDTNVNTEGLSCHPAIGSVHVPIAQQDCDSNSTSTASHSPDTPVNAEEHTPSPTLAAPHDASTSDEPNAMGPKPTLTLAYRIGTPTDAAEKANDEGTTPGEPANAP
- a CDS encoding C-4 sterol methyl oxidase, whose translation is MDLHSQLQAAWDHVRTTYKPGTIELTGVIVTQIVGFIIPATLYMLIDVLFPKFSQRHKIQNIRRQPTRQQILHCVQVTMLNHVWVVALYALLVYLTGLDYAFTNQDPVVPPWKTFIVDFTFGLLAREISFYYVHRALHHPSIYAYIHKMHHKYTAPVAFAAEYAHPVEHILANILPLTLPLYLKGAHFLSIVFFFVFELWEAAADHSGYDFLKLPPAELHDLHHEKFRVNYGTIGLMDWIHGTDVVGWDRPKARKVKIAE
- a CDS encoding uncharacterized protein (expressed protein) yields the protein MTLYIITLLFLCNLVVSLNPAPNAQGTASSSISQPCQGIDSQNPCEPVSNWSTGNVNEEDDRICSSDADCPINYHCHSGECIRSPRDGLKKVVRGNRQAGKCSTSVDCPPGYYCWRGGCVQIPRSAAKPDNDQDSHPAHTQQCKHVTDCPQGKWCMEGFCWPFDQPSQLAIREADIGETANAPRTQQRCHLHAHCGPTGLCIHGWCQYPFNVMSRDNTESVGVGDEATEEGDILGPRKCTSDRECYPRALCVNGRCNHSHGDDDS
- a CDS encoding DHS-like NAD/FAD-binding domain-containing protein encodes the protein MTDHPDQPFTGQEYALDDIVKLIKTGKATRIVVLAGAGISTAAGVPDFRSPATGLYDKLAPLKLPFPEAIFHINYFRHTPEPFYAIARARNPKNLQPTISHAFLALLAKKNLLDFVFTQNIDGLELDAGVPAEKVLSCHGNWKSQRCHKCKTPYPDGPMAEAIETGQVPYCQVPDCGGAVKPDVVFFGEPLPAAFEVEEKRVFGADLMIVMGTSLKVAPCARLPRQVKEGTPRLLVNMVQVGDFGTRPSDVCILGSCDDGVRQLADSLGWREELESLWTHAVAGKQAEVNTDDVKTLDECIEELAERMRIAGKISDGHKRMLEKHLEEKFANVLPKPPIS